One genomic window of Microtus ochrogaster isolate Prairie Vole_2 chromosome 21, MicOch1.0, whole genome shotgun sequence includes the following:
- the LOC101989486 gene encoding cytochrome P450 2U1 — translation MSSPEDSHPAAGEQPGAGLHLRAAGGAMLLCGLALLLGWVWLRRQRTCGIPPGPAPWPLVGNIGHLLVPRFLRLQFWLGQGGQTDTVDSHVLLAKLAGVYGNVFSLFIGHQLVVVLSDFHSVREALVQQAEVFSDRPRMPLISIMTKEKGIVFAHYGTIWKQQRKFSHSTLRHFGLGKLSLEPKIIEEFRYVKEEMQKHGDAPFSPFPIISNAVSNIICSLCFGQRFGYTNKEFKKVLDFMSRGLEICLHSQVFLINICSWFYYLPFGPWKELRQIERDITCFLKNIIKEHQESLDASNPQDFIDMYLLHVDEERRTGSSTSFNEDYLFYIIGDLFVAGTDTTTNSLLWCLLYMSVNPDVQKKVHEEIERVIGCDRLPSLTDKAQMPYTEATIMEVQRLSMAVPLAIPHMTSEKTVLQGYTIPKGTVVIPNLWSVHRDPAIWEKPDDFCPDRFLDDQGQLLKRETFIPFGIGKRVCMGEQLAKMELFLMFVSMMQSFTFALPAGSEKPIMTGRFGLTLTPHPFNVTVSKR, via the exons ATGTCGTCGCCCGAGGACTCGCATCCTGCGGCTGGGGAGCAGCCGGGTGCTGGGCTGCACTTGCGGGCGGCGGGAGGCGCAATGCTGCTTTGCGGGCTGGCACTGCTGCTGGGCTGGGTCTGGCTGCGGCGGCAGCGCACATGCGGCATCCCTCCGGGGCCCGCACCCTGGCCGCTCGTGGGTAACATCGGGCACTTGCTGGTGCCCCGCTTCCTGCGGCTGCAGTTCTGGCTGGGCCAGGGCGGCCAGACCGACACCGTGGACTCGCACGTGCTCCTGGCCAAGCTGGCGGGCGTCTACGGCAACGTCTTCAGCTTGTTCATCGGTCACCAACTGGTGGTGGTCCTCAGCGACTTCCACAGCGTGCGCGAGGCGCTAGTGCAGCAGGCTGAAGTGTTCAGTGACCGCCCGCGGATGCCGCTCATCTCCATCATGACCAAAGAGAAGG GAATCGTGTTTGCACACTACGGCACCATCTGGAAACAGCAGAGGAAATTCTCCCACTCGACGCTCCGTCATTTTGGGCTGGGAAAGCTTAGCCTGGAGCCCAAGATTATTGAGGAGTTCAGGTATGTAAAAGAGGAAATGCAGAAACACGGAGACGCCCCCTTCAGCCCCTTCCCCATCATCAGCAACGCCGTCTCTAACATCATCTGTTCCCTGTGCTTCGGCCAGCGCTTCGGCTACACAAACAAGGAGTTTAAGAAGGTGCTGGATTTCATGTCTCGAGGGTTAGAAATCTGCTTGCACAGCCAGGTCTTCCTGATCAACATCTGCTCCTGGTTTTACTACCTTCCCTTTGGGCCATGGAAGGAACTAAGGCAGATCGAAAGGGACATCACCTGCTTCCTTAAAAACATCATCAAAGAGCACCAGGAGTCTCTGGATGCCAGCAACCCTCAGGACTTCATAGACATGTACCTCCTGCACGTGGACGAGGAGCGGAGAACCGGCAGCAGCACGAGCTTCAATGAGGATTACCTGTTCTACATCATTGGGGACCTCTTCGTTGCTGGCACCGACACCACAACCAACTCTTTGCTTTGGTGCCTGCTGTATATGTCAGTGAACCCGGACGTGCAAA AAAAGGTCCATGAAGAAATCGAAAGGGTCATTGGTTGTGACCGCCTTCCTTCCCTCACAGACAAGGCCCAGATGCCATACACAGAAGCCACCATCATGGAGGTGCAGAGGTTGTCCATGGCGGTGCCCCTTGCCATTCCTCATATGACTTCAGAGAAAACAG TCCTCCAAGGATACACTATTCCTAAAGGCACCGTGGTCATTCCCAACCTGTGGTCAGTGCACAGAGACCCAGCCATTTGGGAGAAGCCAGATGACTTCTGTCCTGATCGATTTCTGGATGACCAGGGACAACTTCTGAAAAGAGAAACTTTTATTCCTTTTGGGATAG GGAAGCGGGTGTGTATGGGAGAGCAGCTGGCAAAGATGGAGTTGTTCCTGATGTTCGTGAGCATGATGCAGAGCTTCACCTTTGCCCTACCCGCGGGCTCTGAGAAGCCCATCATGACTGGAAGATTCGGTCTGACGCTAACCCCCCACCCATTTAATGTAACCGTCTCAAAGAGATGA